A window of the Theileria parva strain Muguga chromosome 2, complete sequence, whole genome shotgun sequence genome harbors these coding sequences:
- a CDS encoding Pre-mRNA splicing factor PRP21 like family protein: protein MYKSEDIIFPPSFIRSVIDKTAEFVAKNGEQFVSKLRLDQSNSSLNDNIKFNFLEPGNAYHLYYKLKLSELQGNKVADLNPSIPQAILDKREKLELKTKHKERLLALSDFRHSSESVQKPEDDLFSFTMPFISALDYEVIKNTALFVARNGHKFLVDLNKREKNNPQYDFLNPSHYLFTFFSNLTDSYTKCLLPPRSQIDKLNQISKNKLFYLQLCQKRADWDAREAEKLESEQMRKQEEKLEMMSLDWYSFFIAETIKFNENDDDLPAPIDFSDPEALLRFSYNSLFGTKTDVTVQETNIVNDIEEIENKIDMSEQLVTTQVLTEREEAPPEPEPEDSTQPSKFSDPPSNVPIRDDTRIVQEGDETIKVKKAYSRTRKQAGQVMHKCPITGQLVPASEMSEHLRIVLLDPKWKEEKDKFMQKAMAESALAPQEDVGNNLIKFVTSRPDLFGSTDEEVKEHKESNYYSKDTKRKKL, encoded by the exons atgtataaatcCGAGGATATTATTTTCCCTCCCTCGTTTATCAGGTCCGTCATTGATAAAACAGCTGAGTTCGTTGCAAAAAATGGAGAACAATTCGTATCTAAGCTTAGATTAGACCAATCGAATTCTTCTTTAAATgataacattaaatttaactttttggAGCCAGGAAACGCCTATCACTTGTATtataaactaaaattatctGAACTTCAGGGGAATAAAG TTGCCGACCTTAATCCGTCGATTCCCCAAGCAATATTAGATAAAAGAGAAAAATTAGAGTTAAAAACTAAACACAAGGAGAGGTTACTGGCCCTATCGGATTTTAGGCACTCCTCGGAATCAGTACAGAAGCCTGAAGATGACTTATTCTCATTCACTATGCCATTCATATCAGCCTTAGACTA CGAGGTTATAAAGAATACAGCATTGTTTGTTGCTAGAAATGGGCACAAATTTCTTGTCGACTTAAATAAAAGGGAGAAAAACAACCCCCAATACGATTTCTTAAACCCATCACACTACCtattcacattttttagTAATCTCACAGATTCTTACACAAAGTGCTTGCTACCGCCAAGATCACAAATAGATAAACTAAACCaaataagtaaaaataaactgtTTTACCTACAACTATGTCAAAAACGAGCTGATTGGGATGCACGTGAAGCTGAAAAGCTGGAATCGGAACAAATGAGAAAGCAGGAGGAAAAGTTGGAGATGATGTCCCTGGACTGGTATTCCTTTTTTATCGCCGAAACAATTAAATTCAACGag aacGATGATGATTTGCCTGCACCTATAGACTTCTCTGACCCCGAGGCTTTATTAAGGTTTTCCTACAACTCACTTTTTGGAACCAAAACTGACGTGACCGTTCAAGAA aCTAATATCGTGAATGATATTGAGGAAATTGAGAACAAAATCGATATGTCAGAGCAGCTGGTTACTACACAAGTATTAACGGAACGCGAAGAAGCACCGCCAGAACCTGAACCTGAAGACTCAACTCAACCATCAAAGTTCTCTGATCCTCCTTCAAATGTTCCTATAAGGGATGACACCAGGATTGTTCAG GAGGGAGATGAAACAATCAAGGTTAAAAAGGCTTACTCTAGGACCAGAAAGCAAGCAGGACAAGTTATGCATAAGTGCCCTATCACAGGGCAGCTTGTTCCAGCATCCGAGATGTCTGAGCACTTGAGAATCGTACTGCTGGATCCGAAGTGGAA GGAAGAGAAGGATAAATTCATGCAAAAAGCCATGGCCGAATCTGCCCTGGCACCTCAGGAGG ACGTCGGAAACAATCTCATAAAGTTTGTAACTAGCCGCCCAGACCTATTCGGTTCCACAGACGAAGAG gTAAAAGAGCACAAAGAATCAAACTATTATTCCAAAG ACACCAAGCGCAAGAAATTGtaa
- the ABCC13 gene encoding ABC transporter family protein, whose product MINKYEISNNFSYDSKSTTPDTDYFNNETYEKFGYYWESQRYNKAYFSREINKKFKYYDQTNFVKFLFFNWVTNWAYSLSKSYIEPYKLHPLPINDQILYWQPIFSKHVSDGIVRLESNGYFDPDGRKYVKVRKSVLLRALFLTFWKRTLIVLLSVITTNVFSMNIAILVKYLLKIMKSRLVHIIQYCVSITVFQHGLCYRRRFFNHVNGANTLNVCNCVLHTCSPESVCSDNPFFCSASRFQNKEITPRMFAFEFIDSYYISLFCESIVYTFNFLSNSIYGVILISFQMRVNMWVLSVVGVLFIFLMVVVELLNTLVLNAIYKIKDYRIAKSIEIISALPIINKILYDDIAINVITECRNRELTIIITRVFLTFLNKSLYVICNSLSFYILIRYFVKTINDVELVTEIDTEGFLSTFYIFFKIIDSLNIIPHTIKRFVTAYTSYYRVSKFINNCSPNFYIIDNKFTGSIDTSDDLVLSTDELDKDVVVLYKDASFTWVNNRKDLDSLKYQPYLEKINFQLKRGEIAIISGNQGCGKSNFIKSVLGEMTLIEGSMAVVPLHTSMPIFYASQEIWLQQGTIRSNIIFGHKFDEVLYNTVLKAVELESDISSWEKGDLRVVSNYAYCLSGGQRVRMEMARAIYAYLVFSKVNREYNRNQCTFLMCLDAPFHGLDPFVSRSVFHNLFNLKTGLLIKDDLSIIMSSSLLVLDKCIRTSELNMFPKIPIYDVNKNSFSFNCYLSDVYSKKLPAEKFKYFSSINNTNHMNFLTKDMFGFCYSGSTTRIGRPAVTKLLYEHSFNAIVKNDYAGDKFNPYALYFKAAGVTFGFFIILTLVSSVMDNVKFILATNLSDYIAKCTKEYQEGNSPNLMEIKSKSNSLLQFFLFFICSIIILSLTSSVFLSLSCIYSSRKIHEYCIRSIFKNSSTVIKIKKFTSQVVTYLSSDIFQIDEGLGYVISSTFISLIELFIHLVTLFYLVPISTPIITIALFLIYKLFINQYVKSSKYLQMGSLESMGHINTVCENAISGSPIFRSFKREWEFMHNLIEHTDYYMRCRFLNKSLISWTSILSNWSFSVTTFVTLFIPIMVDNFSKYKVKIGYFGLALSLSMNVIKTFNTFATGMARLEIYMCSVRRFQLFIPPGTKCVFEKKINIHEEDLVVNSACTDVLAEKKRVLKRRVNEFKSTNKNVLLKLGFRPKINIIDIVKYLPPEHSGVVLKDVCVYTTPQMNIEGRILNIADASAKPGDIIGLIGRTGAGKTTLLSVLQNTVRNRTGQVLMDGRDMRDIPRSALRQIVGVLPQLPFVFKGWTIRRFLDPRKLFSDDEINEALENCGLLEFVNNLQGGKSLDSVIIMEDITIESKEEEPSARKTNTSLSFKSETRLTMDSLKYYYDESDMLLSSSQLRTLAFANLVLYRAFYRMILVDEPPSDNCALQDSFNHDLGLPIYELIKKYFNHCCTFIAAHEATVLRMCTSVWVIHSGSIIRTVKVEEISANESISNIIEQSVNNKLM is encoded by the exons atgataaataaatatgaaataaGCAACAACTTTTCATATGACTCAAAATCGACTACCCCGGATACCgactattttaataacGAAACCTACGAAAAGTTCGGGTACTACTGGGAGAGTCAGAGATATAATAAAGCATACTTCAGTAGAGAAATAAATAAGAAGTTCAAATACTATGACCAGACTAATTTTGTTAagtttttgttttttaacTGGGTTACCAACTGGGCGTATTCGTTATCAAAGTCGTATATCGAGCCATATAAACTACACCCGTTGCCCATTAACGACCAGATACTCTATTGGCAGCCAATTTTCTCTAAACATGTTAGTGATGGAATTGTAAGACTAGAATCAAACGGGTATTTCGATCCAGACGGTAGAAAATACGTTAAAGTTAGAAAGTCTGTTCTACTGCGTGCACTCTTTCTAACATTCTGGAAAAGGACGCTGATTGTACTTTTGTCAGTTATAACAACAAATGTTTTTAGTATGAACATCGCAATTCTGGTTAAATATCtgctaaaaataatgaaaagCCG ACTCGTACATATCATACAATACTGCGTTTCAATCACTGTGTTTCAACACGGCCTCTGCTATAGAAGAAGGTTCTTTAATCATGTCAACGGAGCTAACACATTGAATGTATGCAACTGCGTCTTGCACACATGTTCCCCTGAGTCGGTTTGCTCCGATAACCCATTCTTCTGCTCCGCGAGTCGTTTCCAAAACAAGGAAATCACTCCGAGGATGTTCGCATTTGAATTCATCGATTCTTACTACATTTCGCTGTTCTGCGAGTCTATAGTTTatacttttaattttttgtcGAACTCCATATACggagtaattttaatatcgTTCCAAATGAGGGTGAATATGTGGGTGCTGTCAGTTGTTGGAGTGCTCTTCATATTTCTAATGGTAGTGGTTGAACTCCTCAACACACTCGTCCTGAACGCtatttataaaatcaaGGACTATAGAATTGCAAAGTCAATTGAGATAATCTCTGCACTACCCATCATTAACAAAATCCTCTACGATGACATCGCAATTAACGTTATAACAGAATGTAGGAACAGAGAGCTCACTATAATTATAACTAGGGTGTTCTTgacttttttaaataaatcattataTGTGATATGTAACAGTTTGTCGTTTTATATCCTGATAAGGTATTTTGTGAAAACTATAAACGACGTTGAGCTTGTCACGGAAATTGACACAGAGGGCTTCTTATCGACgttttacatattttttaaaattatagaTTCGTTAAACATAATACCTCACACAATTAAAAGGTTCGTCACCGCGTATACTTCGTACTATAGAGTGAGCAAATTCATCAACAACTGCTCACCCAACTTTTATATCATTGACAATAAATTCACCGGTTCAATTGATACGTCGGATGATCTGGTTCTTTCTACTGATGAACTGGACAAAGACGTTGTTGTACTATATAAAGATGCCTCCTTCACTTGGGTTAACAATAGGAAGGATCTTGACAGCTTAAAATATCAACCTTATCTAGAGAAAATTAACTTCCAGCTTAAAAGGGGAGAAATAGCCATTATTAGTGGTAATCAAGGGTGTGGTAAGTCTAACTTCATCAAGTCGGTTCTTGGTGAGATGACACTAATTGAGGGTTCAATGGCAGTAGTTCCACTTCACACATCAATGCCAATATTCTACGCTTCACAGGAAATATGGCTGCAGCAAGGAACTATTAGGTCAAACATAATATTTGGACACAAATTTGATGAAGTTTTGTATAACACTGTTCTAAAAGCGGTTGAGCTGGAGTCTGACATTTCATCGTGGGAGAAGGGGGACTTGAGAGTAGTCTCCAACTACGCATACTGTCTAAGTGGTGGCCAGAGGGTGAGGATGGAGATGGCTAGAGCCATCTACGCATATCTTGTATTCAGTAAGGTTAACAGAGAATATAACAGAAACCAGTGCACATTCTTGATGTGCCTAGACGCGCCCTTCCATGGATTGGACCCATTTGTATCAAGGTCAGTATTCCACAACTTGTTTAATCTGAAGACAGGACTATTGATTAAAGACGATTTGTCGATTATCATGTCATCGTCGCTGTTGGTTCTTGATAAGTGTATCAGAACTTCAGAACTAAACATGTTCCCAAAAATCCCTATATACGATGTAAACAAGAACTCGTTTTCATTCAACTGCTACTTGTCAGACGTTTACTCCAAAAAATTACCCGCGGAGAAATTTAAGTACTTTTCATCAATCAACAATACGAACCACATGAACTTCCTGACGAAGGATATGTTCGGCTTTTGTTATTCCGGTTCTACCACGAGGATAGGTCGGCCGGCAGTAACAAAATTGCTGTATGAGCATTCATTTAACGCAATAGTTAAAAACGATTACGCAGGAGACAAGTTTAACCCCTACGCACTGTACTTTAAAGCGGCGGGAGTTACATTtggattttttattattctgACACTCGTGTCAAGTGTGATGGATAACGTGAAGTTCATCCTGGCAACAAACCTGTCAGACTATATAGCCAAATGCACAAAAGAGTACCAGGAAGGAAATTCGCCGAATCTGATGGAAATCAAGTCTAAAAGTAACTCACTGTTACAGTTCTTCCTCTTTTTCATTTGCTCCATAATTATCCTGTCCCTCACCTCGTCAGTGTTCCTGTCACTTTCCTGTATATACTCATCTCGTAAAATTCACGAGTACTGTATCAGATCCATATTCAAAAACAGCTCCACAGTTATCAAGATTAAAAAGTTCACATCCCAGGTTGTCACGTACCTGTCTTCGGATATATTCCAGATCGACGAAGGACTGGGATATGTCATATCCTCAACCTTCATCTCCCTCATTGAGTTGTTCATTCACCTTGTAACACTTTTCTATTTGGTCCCAATATCAACTCCAATCATCACCATAGCGTTGTTTTTGATTTACAAACTCTTCATTAACCAGTACGTGAAGTCGTCGAAGTACCTTCAGATGGGATCCTTAGAGTCCATGGGACATATTAATACGGTGTGTGAAAATGCGATTTCGGGCTCTCCGATTTTCAGAAGCTTTAAAAGAGAGTGGGAGTTCATGCACAACTTAATTGAGCATACAGATTACTACATGAGGTGCAGATTCTTAAACAAGTCCCTGATCTCATGGACTTCAATACTGTCAAATTGGTCATTCTCAGTAACGACATTCGTCACGCTCTTCATTCCAATAATGGTCGATAACTTTTCCAAATATAAGGTGAAAATAGGTTATTTTGGGCTAGCGCTGTCGCTTAGCATGAACGTCATCAAGACGTTCAACACTTTTGCGACAGGCATGGCGAGGCTGGAGATTTACATGTGTTCAGTCAGAAGATTTCAGCTGTTTATTCCTCCAGGCACCAAGTGCGTGTTTGAAAAGAAGATAAATATTCACGAAGAGGACCTTGTCGTAAATTCGGCATGCACGGACGTCCTGGCCGAGAAGAAGAGGGTGTTGAAGAGGAGAGTAAATGAGTTTAAGTCTACTAATAAGAATGTACTATTAAAGCTTGGTTTTAGACCAaagattaatattatagaTATTGTCAAGTATCTACCTCCAGAACACTCCGGAGTGGTTCTGAAGGATGTTTGTGTGTACACAACGCCTCAAATGAACATTGAGGGTCGAATCCTCAATATCGCCGACGCCTCAGCCAAGCCCGGAGACATCATCGGTTTAATTGGCAGAACTGGTGCTGGCAAGACAACACTGTTGTCAGTTCTCCAAAACACTGTTCGGAATAGAACCGGCCAAGTCCTGATGGATGGTAGAGATATGAGAGATATTCCGAGGAGTGCCCTGAGACAAATAGTTGGTGTTCTTCCTCAATTGCCCTTTGTTTTCAAGGGCTGGACCATTCGAAGATTCTTGGACCCTAGGAAACTATTTAGCGATGATGAGATTAACGAGGCCCTGGAGAACTGCGGCCTTCTTGAATTTGTGAATAATCTCCAGGGAGGAAAGAGCCTCGATTCGGTAATCATCATGGAAGATATCACGATAGAATCTAAAGAAGAAGAGCCTTCCGCTCGAAAAACTAACACTTCCCTTTCATTCAAGTCCGAAACCAGGCTAACAATGGACTCCCTCAAATACTACTACGACGAATCTGACATGTTGTTATCCAGTAGTCAATTAAGAACTCTGGCATTTGCCAACCTCGTTCTTTATAGAGCATTTTACAGGATGATCCTGGTCGACGAGCCCCCATCGGACAACTGTGCACTTCAGGACAGTTTCAACCATGATCTGGGCCTCCCGATTTACGaactaattaaaaaatattttaatcacTGTTGTACATTTATAGCAGCTCACGAGGCAACCGTTTTAAGGATGTGTACTTCTGTGTGGGTAATACACAGTGGGTCGATCATAAGGACTGTCAAGGTTGAAGAAATTTCAGCCAATGAATCAATTTCAAACATAATTGAACAGAGtgtaaataacaaattaatgtaG